The sequence ataaatgaaacatTTAAATCAAAGAGTTTAACATTTTCCGAAAATCTCTCAATTtaaaaaactaaacaaaacaGCCCTGAAGCCATCTTTCGATGCATGTATTACTAATCAATAGGCAGACATGGCTTGGACATAATGATGGACTTCCTGGATTTCATCCCACTGTGCTACCCTTTCGAATGCACAGCAATGAAAGCGGTTAATAGTGCTCACGATGTTGTACTGAGCGGAGCAATAAATCTTGCCTTTGTTGCAGCAGTTAAATAGCAGGAAGGCAGCAGCTAGGTACTACTGCACAGGCGCATTATTTCCCCCCACCCAATCGATTCGTGGAATTTTCCAGCTGAGGAAACTGGAAAATTCGTTTTCAGCACTTGCAGCTATGGAAGTTTCTAGCAACCAATAGATCAGCTGcgaaaatgaattaaatgttCAGTATTCAATTAAAATATGATTTAGAAACTAACTTTTTCGCAACATAGGTaataaaaactttgaaaatgcTTTTAAATTCCATCAACAAATGGCTGGCAACGACACAGCCGGCAGCCATCTTGCAAGAGtgaaaattttctatcattaCACCCCACAAACAAAAATCCACTTTTTCTCGCGAACCAACATTTTTCCTGCATGGAAAATTATCACAAACGCTACTCGTTGGGTTTACTTACATTTTTTCACTAGTTTTGGGAGGGTCCTTGCGGAAACTTTTCTGCAGAATAAAGCGATTAGCGGAGCAACGTGGATTTCCTGTCCAAACACTTCGGGTGATTCACTCAAACTGCACCGACTGTTGGGCGCCGACGATGCAGCTTGGTCCGTTTTCTGGACGATACGGTCACTCAAAGCAGTGCTGGCAATTTTCATTAAATGTAAGAacttaggctttggtccgattcaccaattaaaatcaaattaaacttaaaaatgacaattcaataattttcaaataaccttgcttgcagagcaagattatttttgacagatattgaatcatttttgatagatgttttgttgcaATATGATAAAACAAAGGTGTGGAGGAAGTGGACGTTTGCTAGTATTAGTAAACtgtaaaatgaaaacaaaatttgaggGGAAGTATGTTACGTCACAAAGTCTCATCCTGATGACCAATGCACAGGGAAAccctattttattttatttttcagccaaaacgtgaaaaaatatatctttagcAGAAGCAAAATTAAAGCAACACTAACAAACACAAGCTAACTATGTAAAATTGTAGTAATTTTAACCCTCTCCCGCCCATGGTGTCTGTGGtgcaccatcaaattttgcaccttctaaccttcatcgaattgtttcaacaacaaaaagaatATTGGACACATCTTTATGGTTCCATTAGActggaaatataatcaattttgagtacaaatagtgaaactattgaaaacaatcaattaactattgatttacaatcaaaaactttttttttcgttttccactaattttggctatgccaaataactccttcctattgaaatctttgaaaaaagtcgtgggcggGAAAGGGTTAAGCTCAATTCACACATTTTTCAGTAACATGCAGAGCCTCAGCAAAAGTTGTTCAACCACACTCCATAATAAATTGCGAAGACGTGTAGTTTAGTTTGCTGTagtatagacctgtgcaggagttcatcaaattcactcacccgatggattttgacatttgagcgggtcgtcttctcgaacaaaagttcattttgcgttcattatgcgacccgctcaaacgtcataatttcttgggggagttcattttgcgttagtctatttacacattggaattttgaaattctcaTGCACCTAAGTTCAGCCTATTCATGCGATGCTCGATATCCTCAAATATCCGCGGTATCCTAAAAAAGACAATTGAATGTTAACAGGAAAATGATCTGTTCTTACCACGAAATGTGTTTTTTCATGttgttgttgaaacaacaaAATCCTGGTTACCTATAGAAACGGTGGTACCAAACGAAGAGCCGCGACGACTATAAGAGGGGAACACGAAGAAAATTTGATAACAACTTCTGTGACGTAAGCCGTCGTCATGTAATTGAGAGGTTGCTAAGGCGCGAAAGAAACAACTCACTACTATAATCAAATCGCTGTGTAATACACAATATGATCACCTCACCTTCTTTACACCATATTggttttgttggtcttgctgggtagcaccagccattcttatgactgggggatttcataatttccgaactgcaacttttaagtttaatttgattttaatttgcgAATCGGACCGAAGCCTAAAatgctttttcaatttttttttatccgtCTTAATCCACTTTCCCGTTCAAATAGTTTTTGCTTCACTAAATATTAAGTGAATAAAAACGAATCCCAAGTCATCAGAAGACAATCGACagatgaaaatttaatttaatgtttaGATCCTTTCacacaaatgaaattaaaataagtTCCAAAATACTGTAGGGGTTTTAAAGGATCAATCATGTGCTTTTTTGAccgaacatgtctacggtggcgcaaTCTGTTCATTTCATTGTCAAGATTAAATTGGATCGGgctaaaaatttctttaaaaagacGTAACTTAATGAAACTTTGTTGTGTAAAGAAACATTTCTGGCAGCTGTGCAAAATAGAAGCTCTCATCGAACGCCGACTCTGGCCCGTGTGAGATCCTCATTTCGCCCACAATATGACAAGGTAAAAATTAGATCGCTTTAAACTTTGACAGTTCTTTGTTGTGATCGGCGTCCATCAGCTGTGCAACTCACGCTCTCATGCTTTGCTTGATTTTCGATTTCTTTTATTGATTCTGTGCTTTGATGTGTTTCCTGAACCGAAAGttgaaaaagtgatattatcGGAAGCTTTGTACTGCAACGTTTCAAAGTATAATATTTTACGTTTATTGGTAGCCAACCATGTTTTCCCGCACACTGGTGAGAAAGTTCCACCAGTCAATCCTTCAGTACAAAACACAGGCACCAAAAGGACCACCATCAACGGGTTCGGAGAAAGTCAAAGATCTGTTAGATAATGCCGCAACGTTCGACGATATTCGACCCCAAAGTGAACAGGACTCTTGGGCCACTCTACCGTACGTGGACGGAACATTCTTCGGACGCAGTCAGGAGCTAAAATCAAGTAGACCCAAAATTGATCCCCGCGAGACGTCCATCATTTTGTTTCCCGGACAAGGTGCCCAGTATGTTGGTATGGCATCCAAGTTGCTGAAATTCCCTGGCGCACGGGACATCTTTGCTTTGGCCAACGAGGTGCTCAAATATGATCTACTCAAGCTTTGTGTGGAAGGTCCCAAGGACAAACTGGATCAAACCATCTATTGCCAACCGGCGGTAATGGTGTCCTCCCTGGCAGCGCTCGAGCAGCTCAAAGAGGAACGCCCGAATGCCATTTCGAACTGTTTTGCTACGGCTGGGTTTAGCCTAGGGGAGATTACCGCTTTGGTTTTTGCCGGGGCCATTCCATTTGATAAGGCCGTCAAGCTGGTCCAGATACGAGCCGAAGCAATGCAGTGGGCAAGTCAGCAGAGCAAAAGTGGAATGGCAACTGTGCTCTTCTCGCCGGATGCACGGATGGGGGAAGCTTGTAAGGACGCTGTGAATTGGTGCATCCAACGGGGAGTAGAAAATCCGGAGTGCCGGATAGCAAACTTTTTGTATCCTAGTTGTAAGGTAAGAGTACTTCGTCGGTAGCATAGCCTCTCCGTTGAAATCACAAAAACACTAATTCAATTGTAAAATATTTCAGGTTATCGCTGGAAATGAAGATGCACTCAAATATCTCGAAGCAAATATGAAGAAGTATGGGCTAAAACGAATGAAGCGATTGCCTGTGAGTGGGGCATTCCATACCGAACTTATGGCATCTGCAGTGGAACCATTCGCGCAGGCATTGAAAAAGATAACCATCGAAGATCCCATCATCAGCGTGCACTCCAACGTCGATGGAAAGCGATACCGTAATGCGGGGCACATTCTGAATCAACTACCGAAGCAGATAGTGAAACCAGTCAAGTGGGAGCAAACCCTCCATAATTTATACGAACGAAAAGTTGGTGAATTCTTTCCACGTACATTCGAATGTGGGCCGGGAAAGGGCTTGAAAGCTATTCTCAAGCAAGTGAATGCCAAAGCTTGGGACTCGTCTTTTAATATAGAAGCGTGATAATAGGACACACCAACGCGTTTTATTCACATTTCACGATCCTTCATGACCTTGTCATCATATTAACATGAAATGAGAAACATTTTGACCAAAAACGCATCTTcttatttcccgtggaaatcaaCAAATATATTCCTACATGAGTGACACAGTTCTCGCTTGAGTTGTCTCATTTCGTCTTCCTCCAGTTCAGCGTTTACAGCTTTGCAAGCGTCCTGCTCCATGCGTCTGGTGCTTTCGACTATTTCCTCATGACTTAACGCCACGTTAATTCTCGACGAAACCATCCTAGAGAACTCGGTTGCAAATAACGTGGTCGAGTCCCTGTAATCTAGAGTAGAATGACAAAACTTGCATCTTTTAGGGTCTTCTGCTTCCGATGTAATGTTCAATGCTTTATCGAACAATATTGAAAAATGATCAACCCCATTTAATTGATTTTCGGAAACTGGCGTTTTCTGCGTCCCCAACTTATCTCCGGTTCGGAACACGGTGGATACCGTAGATGGAAACGATTGCTGAAGGTTATCGACGAACTTGGAAGTCAGATTTTGCAAACTGGGTTTGTCTATAAACGAatccgcaaccgctgcacttttCAAGGGTTTCTCGGCAAATATTAAGTAGTTCTGTATTTCGTCAGGACTCAAATCTCGCATGGGACGTATAATTCTACGTTCCTCATCCCGATCGTCACAAAATGCTATGTCCAGCGCCAAAGATTTGCCTCGACCCAAGGCAACGTCCGATAGTAACGTCTTCGCCAATTCCAGTCCAATACTGGACAAGAAAATGTAGCCACATTGCAATTCCCGGGCAATCGCTTTGTAGGTCTGCTTTCTAGTTTGAACAATGAAGTCCTGCTTCGAAGTTATACTCATGATTCCTCGCAAAACGTTCTGGATCATATCTTGCTCTGCTTGAAACTTTTCCATTAACCGATCTTCCTTTGCTTCGCAACAACGTTGAGCCCCAAGCACTGTATAATACGATGGATAATCAAACTGCTCCAAAATTTCCAATTTGTCTGTAACGCATTTCTCATAGTGCACTTGGTCCTGGCCTATGAAGTCCTCATCGACGAACACCACCACCGGGTCAATTCTCAACTTCTTGAAAGCATCCTGTTCCAAGCCATGTCGAATCATATCCAGCATGGCGACACTCTCAGGCGCTCCACTGAACACCACCAGCACCTTTGAACCTCGGCGAACGATTTTGGTGGCTCCAAGCGACGCTCGAAATTTGTGCCTCACGTAATGCAGAAAACATTTGCGACACTGTGGTTCCTTCTGGTTTAGCTTTAGCACTGCGTGGTGCTCGTTGCACTTACGACAGATTTCCTCGGCGAGAGGAAGCGGTGGAGTTTCTTCCTTCATGGCGTGAGCACCACCCTCATCGCCGAAATCATCTTCACCTATGCTGCACATTTTAATATGACCAAAAACACTTAAAACTACGTTTACGGTTTCAATAAATTCGGTTGAGCACGTGAAGGGAGAcagattgcaataaaaattatattttcgaaCTATTTTTGGTAATAAAATACCGCGACACACGTTTTGTGTTTACATCCTCATTCTGACGTTTCACGCATGAAGCGAATTAGATctaaaaaatacacggaaagaTTATATCCCGGGTAGTTGTTCAAAAGGACGCATGTGATTaggtaaacaaagattcaaacgtcgatttcaataccaaattttcaaaacgacacACCGTAGAACCCCGCTCATTGGACACCATTAAATTGATTAAATTCGACACTTTTTCATTCGTGCCCCGGTAATTCGACACTTGTCGAATTAAGTGCTGGAGCACGTGCTCAGCTGTCATATTTCGCTCTAACCGCACCAACACTTCCCCATCGGGCGCAAAACGCACTACAACACAATGGaaagaaccaaaacaaaaacgcAATTAGAGTTTCAAATCACGTATGAAACGAACAAGTGTAGGGTAGCTAGTTTGTCGAATTAAAACGATACCCGTTTGCTCGACATCAATCACTGTTGAATGAGCGGGGTTATACGGTATCTgatgcttttgtaaacaaatggggcagcagggactatgtcctagggcttgacgatccctctccaggctatctgcgagttgtggtgcctgcctaggatgtggtgggatttgacagtaggccctgttaaacttctataaaaagctgaatGTCCTGATGTCAGGTGGAACGCTAAActgccctgacacgacggccctccgacgagacaggaggattGCGCAGgaccaataagccgcctttaaaaacattaCATTAAAAACCATTACGAAcggaacgacatagaagataatacgactcgatacaatcgacaacgacctaggcgtcttgaagcttggaacatggaactgcaagtcgctataggcttcgcaggttgcgacaggataatcaacgatgaattacatccccgcaactttgacgtcgtagcgctgcaggaagtcTGCTGAaaaggacagaaagtgtgaaaagcgggcatcgagcagctaccttctaccaaagctgtggcaccaccaacgagctgggaacgggcttcatagtgctgggaaagatgcgccaacgcgtgattgggtgccaaccaatcaacgcaaggatgtgcaagctgaggataaaaggccgattcttcaactatccagctttccacgctcggtaatggcggcttgtcggtatGTAAAAATCAaccggtcactgtactgtttgacactagctggagggaAGCTCACTGGGCGTTCCttggtgaggggaagggaaaaaaggccttttcgccagtgaggccgtttcttcaactatagcagcggttctcaacctggggtacatgtacccctgggggtaccttcgccgggctcagggggtacctcggataaaaatgcataatggcggacaaagttttaatatatgtatatttttttatttcaagaagttggaaacctcttttcaagtggttcggatgCCTTCATTCAATAAATCAGgcaaaccttctttcaagaggcccggaagccttctttcaagaagcccagaagccttttttcaagaggttcgtaaaCCTTATTTGAAAAAGCtgggaatcctcctttcaagaggctcggaagcctcctttcaagaggctcggaagcctcctttcaagaggctcggaagcctcctttcaagaggctcggaagcctcctttcaagaggctcggaggcctcctttcaagaggctcggaggcctcctttcaagcggctcggaagcctcctttcaagcggctcggaagcctcctttcaagaggctcggaagcctcctttcaagaggctcggaagcctcctttcaagaggctcggaagcctcctttcaagaggctcgaaagcctcctttcaagaggctcggaagcctcctttcaagaggctcggaagcctcctttcaagaggctcagaagcctcctttcaagaggctcaagcctcctttcaagagagctcggaagcctcctttcaagaggctcggaagcctcctttcaagaggctcggaagcctcctttcaagaggctcggaagcctcctttcaagaggctcggaagcctcctttcaagaggctcggaagcgtccttccaatatgcccggaagcatcctttcaagaggcccgaaagcttcCTATCAAAAAGCCCGGAAGTCTATTTTCAAGGGGATTGGAATTAATATTTCTGAGGACTTGGAtgaatattttcaagaggcttagaagcgtcatttcaagatgctcagaagcctcctttaaagttGCTCGAAGCtgcatttcaagaggctcaagtgcTCGCAATAATCAAAATGTTAGACAGCTTTATGGAGAGTCATATATTCTGTTaattttcagttccatttttcatatggtcggggttcagccaaaacacccaaagcgccaatgaaaaattacccgTTTTCGTGCACAGATTCAATTGAATACAAATCTTATTGGATATCCTTCCATcatataactgaggatatccaacaacaaatgtacgaatgaattgatatgaaacgatTTCCATTCTTATTGTACGAACAAAGtgtcacaagtcagtcaaaaaggcgCATAGTGCTGTTTCGCTGAGCCTCCACCGTATATTTATCTTATGAgttacatttattttcatttacagcaaaaaataagggggtacctcaattaattcaGATgtgcgaaggggtacctctcaggaaaaaggttgagaaccgctgactatagcatcatcaacgtgcactgcccacacgaagggagacccgacgacgagaaagaagcgttctatgcacagctggagcagacatacgatggatgcccactgcgggacgtcaaaatcgtcatcggtgacatgaatgctcaggtaggaagggaggaaatgtatagaccgatcatcggaccagatagtctgcataccgtatcgaacgacaacggcagcctcccgcggaatggtagttcgaagcactttcttcccccgcaagaatatccacaaggccacatggaaatcgcctaatcaagtaacggaaaacctaatcgaccacgttcttatcgacggtaaattcatctccgacatcacgaacatccacatttaccgcagtgcgaatattgaatccgaccactatctcgttgcagtatatatgtctgcgctcaaaactctcgaaggTGTAAAACAcgtgtcggagtcgtccgccacggctaaacattgggcggctacaatacagtagactagcccaagactacgcgcagcagctggaagtggcactcccaacggaagagcagctaggcgcagcatctcttgaagatggctggggagatattcgatccgccattggaagcaccgcaaccgctgcactaggcacggtggctccagatcagagaaacgactggtatgacggcgaatgtgagcagttagttgaggagaagaatgcagcacgggcgagattgctgcaacaccgcacgagggcgaacgaggcacgatacaaacgggcgcggaacagataaaactcgattttccggaggaaaaagcgccagcaggaagatcgagaccgtgaagagacggaggaaatgtaccgcgctaataacgcacgaaagttctatgagaagttgaaccgttcacgtaagggccacgtgccggataaaaatttacagtaccttGTATTGCTTAAACTATTAGAATACTATAGATTGTATTGCAAACAATACAATCTTCTGTACATTTATTGTAGATTGTTGACGGTTGAAAAACacataccgtggacccccggtaatatgaccgtttttaatctgaacactttttaatttgaaccccgttggtttgaacatcgttcaaattaaaaatggttcaaacgtcatttaccacgtggaatcgagagaagaaaaatggaacatcgtgaaatggaacgcagaatcaaaacaaaccagcaaagagagtagccagaaaccagtttttctgatgcttatagagtaaccagaagttcaaattaaaaatgaaccccgttaatttgaatgaggtaccgttcaaattatcgggggtccacggtatattGTACTCACATTAAAACTACAATAAAACCTAATGTCAACAATACAttctttaatatttttattgttcacaAGAATTAACaaaaatctgatcaattttcaaaataa comes from Armigeres subalbatus isolate Guangzhou_Male chromosome 2, GZ_Asu_2, whole genome shotgun sequence and encodes:
- the LOC134210704 gene encoding probable malonyl-CoA-acyl carrier protein transacylase, mitochondrial; this encodes MFSRTLVRKFHQSILQYKTQAPKGPPSTGSEKVKDLLDNAATFDDIRPQSEQDSWATLPYVDGTFFGRSQELKSSRPKIDPRETSIILFPGQGAQYVGMASKLLKFPGARDIFALANEVLKYDLLKLCVEGPKDKLDQTIYCQPAVMVSSLAALEQLKEERPNAISNCFATAGFSLGEITALVFAGAIPFDKAVKLVQIRAEAMQWASQQSKSGMATVLFSPDARMGEACKDAVNWCIQRGVENPECRIANFLYPSCKVIAGNEDALKYLEANMKKYGLKRMKRLPVSGAFHTELMASAVEPFAQALKKITIEDPIISVHSNVDGKRYRNAGHILNQLPKQIVKPVKWEQTLHNLYERKVGEFFPRTFECGPGKGLKAILKQVNAKAWDSSFNIEA
- the LOC134210703 gene encoding cytoplasmic tRNA 2-thiolation protein 2; amino-acid sequence: MCSIGEDDFGDEGGAHAMKEETPPLPLAEEICRKCNEHHAVLKLNQKEPQCRKCFLHYVRHKFRASLGATKIVRRGSKVLVVFSGAPESVAMLDMIRHGLEQDAFKKLRIDPVVVFVDEDFIGQDQVHYEKCVTDKLEILEQFDYPSYYTVLGAQRCCEAKEDRLMEKFQAEQDMIQNVLRGIMSITSKQDFIVQTRKQTYKAIARELQCGYIFLSSIGLELAKTLLSDVALGRGKSLALDIAFCDDRDEERRIIRPMRDLSPDEIQNYLIFAEKPLKSAAVADSFIDKPSLQNLTSKFVDNLQQSFPSTVSTVFRTGDKLGTQKTPVSENQLNGVDHFSILFDKALNITSEAEDPKRCKFCHSTLDYRDSTTLFATEFSRMVSSRINVALSHEEIVESTRRMEQDACKAVNAELEEDEMRQLKRELCHSCRNIFVDFHGK